From a region of the Torulaspora globosa chromosome 7, complete sequence genome:
- the COQ3 gene encoding hexaprenyldihydroxybenzoate methyltransferase (ancestral locus Anc_3.99), whose protein sequence is MNQQGLAMKLRPSLRRIDGLCRNTYRYFTMRQKSTLTSNDEISHFKELAPSWWDVNGPQKILHLMNNGRMDFIQRIMRQRVKVTNPDTYIPGFNYREFFPVSVSRNIQHELDLEVDSRLQAQKLSALDIGCGGGILSESLARLPYVEHVTGIDLTEECIQVAREHALRDPQLLHKLSYDVKSLEDVETEFDIVTCFEMLEHADLPSEILRHAWLRLKPNGVLFLSTINRDIVSWFATIFMAEYVLGIVPKGTHNLNKYINAAEIIDWFKNNEPHTHQILETKGTLYLPIKGWVEHDCSDVGNYFMAIRKLE, encoded by the coding sequence ATGAATCAACAAGGGCTCGCAATGAAGTTACGCCCTTCCCTCAGGCGAATTGACGGCCTCTGTCGAAACACCTACCGGTACTTCACGATGAGACAGAAAAGCACTTTGACCTCGAACGATGAGATCAGTCATTTCAAGGAACTAGCACCTTCCTGGTGGGACGTCAACGGCCCTCAGAAAATTTTACATTTGATGAACAATGGCAGAATGGACTTTATTCAACGAATCATGCGGCAGAGAGTGAAGGTGACTAATCCAGACACATATATTCCTGGCTTCAATTACCGGGAGTTCTTTCCGGTAAGCGTCTCTCGCAACATACAGCATGAATTGGATTTGGAGGTCGATTCAAGActtcaagctcaaaaattgAGTGCTCTGGACATTGGCTGCGGCGGCGGAATCCTATCTGAATCACTCGCTCGTCTTCCTTACGTGGAGCACGTCACTGGGATCGATTTAACCGAAGAATGCATTCAGGTTGCCAGAGAACATGCGTTGCGCGACCCGCAACTCCTCCACAAGCTCTCCTACGACGTTAAAAGCTTAGAGGATGTCGAGACAGAGTTCGATATAGTGACGTGTTTCGAAATGCTGGAACATGCGGACCTTCCCAGCGAGATCTTGCGACATGCCTGGCTACGGTTGAAGCCGAACGGCGTGTTGTTCCTGAGCACAATAAACAGAGATATCGTCTCATGGTTTGCGACGATTTTCATGGCTGAATATGTCCTAGGCATTGTTCCCAAGGGCACCCATAATCTGAACAAGTACATAAACGCTGCAGAGATTATCGACTGGTTCAAGAACAACGAGCCCCATACGCACCAGATTTTGGAGACGAAGGGAACTTTGTATCTCCCAATCAAAGGTTGGGTAGAGCACGATTGTTCTGATGTCGGGAATTACTTCATGGCGATTAGAAAGCTTGAATAG
- the VPS60 gene encoding Vps60p (ancestral locus Anc_3.98) translates to MDRIFGYGNRKTHEQMLQESGKAMDQAQQGLQERVSQLDTQISQLNFQLQALQKKIASSRSAAGQRPLRQQALKLLTKRKKLEQMRDSLDSQSWSMTQAQMTSDNLRNTMVTVNALKQTNKALKAQYGKINLDRLQDMQDEMADLIEQGDELQQILAMNSVNGDIEDIDESELDAELDALAEEQLMGPGMEEAGLDVPSYLTDTVPQFIDEGPQTESADKALESAQ, encoded by the coding sequence ATGGATAGGATATTCGGGTATGGGAACAGAAAGACCCACGAACAGATGCTTCAGGAGTCTGGCAAGGCGATGGATCAGGCCCAGCAGGGTCTGCAGGAACGAGTGTCTCAGCTAGACACGCAAATTTCACAGCTTAACTTTCAATTGCAAGCgttgcagaagaagatagCCTCTTCTAGGTCCGCTGCTGGCCAGAGACCGTTGAGGCAACAAGCGTTGAAACTTTTAACtaagaggaagaagcttGAGCAGATGCGGGACTCGCTGGACAGTCAGTCTTGGTCGATGACACAGGCGCAGATGACTAGTGATAATCTGAGAAATACTATGGTGACGGTAAATGCTCTGAAACAAACCAATAAAGCTCTCAAGGCGCAGTATGGGAAGATTAACTTGGACAGATTGCAAGATATGCAAGACGAGATGGCGGATCTGATCGAGCAGGGCGACgagttgcagcagatcttgGCTATGAACTCTGTGAATGGCGATATCGAAGATATTGATGAGAGCGAGCTGGATGCCGAACTGGATGCGTTGGCGGAGGAGCAGCTGATGGGACCCGGCATGGAGGAAGCTGGACTGGACGTGCCTTCTTATCTGACAGACACGGTACCTcagttcatcgatgagGGGCCGCAAACGGAATCTGCGGATAAGGCGCTGGAAAGCGCCCAATAA